The sequence ctttctatttctctgtagtttctcctgtCTGTTGTATTGAGGATCTGAGGATTGATTTCTCAGTAGCTTCTCAGCACTTTCCCATCTCCTTTCAtgtttctttgtagtttctcTACTCGGTGTTCTCTCTGCAGTATTGGAGGACAGTGAGTCCTAAATTTTCTCACCAGTGtctcttccctttcttttctctgtGCAGTGTTGAGTATCCGAGGGGCTCAGGAAGAAGACCCCCCGGACCCCCAGCTGATGCGTCTGGACAACATGCTGCTGGCTGAGGGCGTGTCAGGGCCAGAGAAAGGAGGTGGCTCGGCTGCAGCTGCAGCGGCTGCGGCTGCAAGCGGAGGAGCTTCAGACAACTCGGCAGAGCACTCGGATTACAGAGCGAAGCTCTCCCAGATCCGGCAGATCTACCACACAGAGCTGGAGAAATATGAACAGGTCTGAGATCAGAGACAAGTACGGGAGACAGATCAGTTACTAATGCAGACAGTATAACATGTGGGTttagagtacagtagagtagAGTGtcgaccctgcagtggaaaagctccacAAGACATCGTCCCTTCTGGGGTCCACTTCCAAAACAAGCACTTCTTATGGCTCCTGACTGCTTCAGTCCATGCTGTTGCCCCAGCTGTCCAAGGCCGGGAGCCCTGGGTGCAGTGGATTGCCCCCCTTTCTTATCACAAGGACAGTGTTAGACAGCATTGGCATCACTTTCTCCTGAAAGCTGTCCAGTGATGTTAGGTTATTGGTTTATGAcccagaggaagcatgtgctccTCATTGTCCCGGAGTGGAAGTGCAGTTTGTGTAACTGGGTTTTGGGGTGACTAAATTGCCATAACTAAATTGCCAAATTAcctaaatcattcattcattcattcattcattcattatctgtaagcgcttatccagttcagggtcatggtgggttcagagcctacctggaatcattgggtgcaaggcaggaatacaccctggagggggcaacacacactcacacattcactcactcctacggacacttttgagtcaccaatccacctaccaacgtgtgtttttggactgtgggaggaaaccggagcacctggaggaaacccacacagacacagtgagaacacaccaaactcctcacagacagtcacccggagcgggacttgaacccacaatctccaggtccctggagctgtgtgactgcatcaatacctgctgcgccacagtgctgcccatattatatacatataaataaaatttattaagAGTTGGTTATTTTATGCATATTCCATTGCAGTTTGTGATTAAAAGGTGCACAAggtaatttgtttaaaaaagtttatttatgttGTTATGCTTCACCCACTAAAACTAGTGCATTAGCCAAGGCGACCTCCAGTGGCCAAGCATGCGAACGACTACAGCAGCGACATAAaggacatttatttttttgcaaataaatgaggaatgaatgaatgaatgatgatttAGTGTAGTAATACTCACCAACATTTCAAGGCTTTGGGTTTTTATCAGCATCTCTGGAGTCAATTTGAGGAGTTCCTAAAAAGTGAGAGTGTAAggttttattattgtattaaattTGTCAATTAGTTTATTGTATTTAATGCATGTTTTTTAGGCATGTAACGAGTTCACAACCCACGTGATGAACCTCCTCCGTGAACAGTCTCGCACGAGGCCGATTTCACCGAAAGAAATTGAGCGCATGGTCGGCATCATCCACAGGAAGTTCAGCTCCATACAGATGCAGCTGAAACAGAGCACGTGTGAAGCCGTGATGATCCTCCGCTCCCGTTTCCTAGACGCAAggtttaccacacacacacacactccactccactctctcagttccactgaccacacaggatcACTGTCAagttgtattagtgtgtgttgtgcttgtacgagtggatcaaacaccgcagtgctgctagagtgtttaaaccctgtgttaactcactgtccactctgttacacactcctacttcattggtccaccttgtagatgtgaagtcagagacagtagctcatctgttgctgcataatttctgttggccgtcctctagtccttcagtggacacaggacactgtcggctggatgtgtttggtcggtggactattttcaatccagcagtgacattgaggggtttaaaaactcaagcggcactgctgtgtctgattgaCTCGTACAAGCACAACATACGCTAACACACCACTGCCCCAATAATGTCAATGAAGTGCTGAGAATCATCCACCTcttaaatcatacctgctctgtgggagtcctgagATTTGAAGAATTGGGGGAAAGGGATGTaccaatgtatgcagagaaacagattgttctgtttatcactgtgttttgtttaacaGACGAAAGAGGAGAAACTTCAACAAACAGGCCACGGAGATCCTGAATGAGTATTTCTACTCTCACCTCAGTAACCCCTACCCCAGCGAAGAGGCCAAGGAGGAGCTTGCCAAGAAGTGCTCCATCACAGTCTCCCAGGTTCACTTTATATCACTCTTCACAGTCTTCACTCCATCTCACTATTTACAGTCTCCAGCTCATTTCACTCTCTACAGTCTCCATCTCATCTCACTATTTGCAACCTCCATCTCACCTCACTATTTGCAGCCTAAGACTCACTCTTTACAGTCTCCATTTCATCTCACTCCTTACAATCTCCCACTTATCTCAATATTTACAACCTGTCTCATCTTATTCTTTAGTCTCCATTTCATCTCACTTCCTACAGTCTCCATCTCATCTCACTCTCTAAAATCTCCATGTCATCTCACTCTTTACAGTCTCCATCTCATCTCACATTTTACAACCTCTGTCTCATCTCACTATTTACAGTAACTGTCTCATCTCACTCTCTACAGTCTCCTCTCACCCCACTATCAACTATCTCCAGCGCATCTCACTCTCTACAGCATCCATCTCATTTTACTCTCTACAGTCTCCAtcattactcactcactcaatgtTGTCTTTATTCCTGTGTCCTCTAGGTCTCTAACTGGTTTGGAAACAAGAGGATCAGATATAAGAAAAACATTGGTAAATTCCAGGAGGAGGCGAACATGTATGCTGCTCGGACAGCTGTTACTGCGGCAACCGCTTCCGCTCAGGGCAGCCAGGCCAACTCCCCCTCAACCCCCAACTCAGCCGGTGAGTTTTTGGACAGGAGATTTCACTGAGTTCTCACCCAAACTCACTCTGAGTTCAGGCCCTTATCCCAGGCTCTGtctaaagaaaaatatttatctccaaaatagtaactttaaaggagaaggaaaaaaacttcTAAACTTTCAaaggaagtcagtgtaaaaagactttatttaaagtgattttggagcatttctattggtccattcatcatgaaatgttcacacaaagtaaatggcagctgctgtgttcatatTGATGTAAACTGAAaatccacaaacatggagatacctgtttttcattggacagttaCAATAAGTTCATAAGACTTTCACTACACCCAACAGAAAGCTACTTCCACTGTAAAGTTCCACTGTAAGCCGGGCAGACACCGCAGtttaaagcaacaataggtggtatttttaccttaaaattccagcttcaaaatcattgtgatgctccactgagctgtaatggggAGAATAGAGCCGCTGTCGTTGCTTCCCTGGCAagttcagaaactgcactatgtaacttcccaaggagggtaggaaacctcaCCTTGGGCCACtgcctgtgaagagtgtggtgtgtcctccctgtgtctgtgtgtgttggtggagtgactgaaactgtccacaggtttgagtgtgagtgaatgtgtgaaactgaccaagTTTTAAAACATTGATGATAAAGCATCAGTGATCTCCCAACAGGTCGTAGTTAATTATCTGGGAAATACTACAGAGAAGTCTGTATATGATTAGACTCCATACCAATAATTGAAAATTAACCCAGGAATTAAACATGCCATACTCATTAGAGAGAGCTTTTAGCGTTAGAAAACCTCTGGCAAAAACAGATCTCAGTAGTTTGTGGATCAATAACAATCCTAATTTAACTCCATCTCTATTCTGAACCACAATAACAAGTCTCTCtactttcagtttcagttcaCTCTGCCCTAATCAGCCTTCCTTTACGTATGGCGagtttccactgcagggtccctactTGACTCTACCCGACaattctgcttctccatcagctAAATGTGGTCCTGATTCTGGACCCGGGTTCTTTTATAAGTCCCTGCTCTTTCATGGTTCAGACTGAGCAGGATAGGGACTAAACAGTGACGTGTAAACGTTGTAAAGTGCTGagtgtccagagagagtcatcactGGGTCAGTGGCTGATGAAAGGATGCTGAAAACAAAGAAGATGCAACAAAGAacgaacaaactctactgatctgtctgaactgatgacggaactgtgttcagtcccaaacaaaaACAACGACACGCCAATACAAAATGAGTAAACAAGGCTGAACATTACCACCTCTGTTGTTGTGGCATCCAAAGCCAGCTGTTCCCGTTAGAGACTGGGATTTGAGACAACACTAGATACATTTTGTAGAGTAGGAACcatgcagtggagctgaggcCTCATCAGGGATTGAATCTGTGATGTCCTCGTTATAACAAAGTTGTCCACATGTGgaggacccactctgtggagtatAAACTCAATCTTCAATCTCAGACTGCTGTTGTAAATTGAGCCAAGTAATGGTCGCTTCTTTGTAGAGAAGGGTCTTATGTACTTTTATATAATCAACTCAACACTGTCATTTAACCCCAGGACTGACCAGATACTTTGGCCTGTGGTCGCAAATGTCCAAGCCGTGACCTGGTGGACATTGTGGACTTCCCTGAAGTGATTAGAGACCCGTGTGCATCCGATTAGAGCTCGGTGGTTATTTGAGGGAAACGAAGTTAAAGAGCTGCTGTCTTAAACATGTGGGGATCAGTCGTCCATTAAAGTGCAAATAGCTCCCTTTATTCCCACCCTAACTCGATTAGCACTTCCTAAACGACTCGGCCGTGACCTCACCACGGATCTTCTCCTCAGAAAATACCTCTCTGCctcataaaattatataataaaccTAATATCCAAATGTATACCATTTAAAAATTTAGTTTTCAATActtcaattaaaaacaaactatTTAAGAAGTATATCATGTTTATTATGTAATTCATTAATTGCAAAATAATTTGACTTGAAATGTcaggactgacggaggcggacccCAACCCTATAACACAGTACTTTATTTAGAACACATAATGAACTGAGATAACACTTAAGAGATACTTTAACAGAGATCTGAGACAAAGACTGGATAATGATACTGAGATATATggagacctagactgagagacagaatcATAGAGAGACTTAGGACTGACAATGGAGGACAAAGGAACTAACAGACTAAGAAGAGACactaaggagagagagagagagagagagagagagagagagagagagagagagagagagagagagagagagaaaccagaTGATCACACGAAGCACAAGGagtagaataataataagaactAGACAGACCAAAGAAGCACACGTGAGgaaggagaaacagaggagagaaACAGACCAACCAAACAAGCAAAGCAAGGGCGAGGGAAAGGGAATCGTCCAGCAAAGAAGTACAGACTCAAAGGAACTTTAATACACACAAgaacacctgaaacagataacaaaggggcaggattacaaagggGACACAGATGGAGACAGTGACAAGAGGGTGGAGTGAAGGCGGGACTATATATGAGGATATATTGTATTGTATATGACTTTACTGTAATTTTAGTCCTGAAATTaccttttattaaacattttctctactgaattttattaattttttcctctcttattgattccaaacttttgaagcaaaatatttgtgctttttatttttttttaaatcactttcaCGTATTTCCTGCTGCTGAAGAAATCTTTTCACTAACAGCTTTATCTGTGCTGTGCATGACTCTATAATCTCTTTCTTCACTTTCTTCCCCTCTTTTCCCCTCTCTCCATTTCCctccctctgtttctttctttctctctcaggttCTGCTGGTTCTTTTAACCTGTCCAACTCTGGGGATTTGTTCATGAGTGTTCAGTCTCTAAATGGAGACTCGTACCAGGGGGCTCATGTGGGCGCCAACATTCAGTCACAGGTAGGGGGCGCCACAAGACCTCACTTAAGACCTTGCGGCTATTTAAGGGAGTTTATTATCTACTTAAATTAATAATGAACTTAGAAGCTTTTCATCAATACTTAATATAGATGTTATGTTAATTTCATTGTGAATATTAAAGTTAGTAATGAATACTCAAGTTTAGTTAAGACTGAAGTtactggggggtggggggtgttcaAGGGTCAACACGTTCAAATGGTTTTAAAAGTAATCTTGATGATGCCTTAATAATATCATACGTATCAGACGTCTTGGAAATCGTGTTTAAGTCTAATAGGGGTGTCACAATAAACAttgtattattcttttttttttcgatACTATACGAGCTGTGAATCGAATACATGCCTTATGGGAAACTACGCCATATTGTTTTGGTTGGATGATTAACTGGATGTGAAATGGCTAGCGGATAGAACCAGACTGGGCTGGAACTAGTGTTGCTAACCGTCCCGTAAAATATACTCTAAAATATGAACCGATACCGGACACGTTTTGTTCCGTATTATGGAGGTCACACTTTAATGGCGATGGTTtgagacacacacagctctctctctatctctcacccCTAGTAAGGGGCAGATACTCCACGGCTTCTAAACAGAGAacgcgcttctcattggtcgtcatttagccaatcagcagccaatggagtcacagtccctcctacagggggtttgttttgctgcggctctgagagcagcaggtcagtgctgaaaaactGGGAGTTTAAAGCTCTGCTTTTTAGATAGAACTTGTGTTAGCACCATGTccccattttttaaatacatttttatattaaatttaaattaaaattttatttgtattgccCTCTTTGACCTctacatcaaaaaataaaagggaCTTTAAAATCATGTTCTTTCTCCATGTtgtattgaaaatgtattgCATCGTGGAGCAAAACCAGCAATATGTATTGTATTGTGAAATTTGTGTATCGTTGCACCCCTAAAATCTGAGAACCAGACAGACCACTGGTCTTGAGCGGGGGAGGTCCTCATGtcacaatttttaaaatgaattgtatttatttatttatttataattaaaatattttttgttcatgtatttttattgttattattatattgt is a genomic window of Hoplias malabaricus isolate fHopMal1 chromosome X1, fHopMal1.hap1, whole genome shotgun sequence containing:
- the LOC136675660 gene encoding pre-B-cell leukemia transcription factor 1-like isoform X1, whose product is MDEQTRLMHSHGVGLAGHPGLGQHIPDGSEPEGRKQDIGDILQQIMTITDQSLDEAQARKHALNCHRMKPALFNVLCEIKEKTVLSIRGAQEEDPPDPQLMRLDNMLLAEGVSGPEKGGGSAAAAAAAAASGGASDNSAEHSDYRAKLSQIRQIYHTELEKYEQACNEFTTHVMNLLREQSRTRPISPKEIERMVGIIHRKFSSIQMQLKQSTCEAVMILRSRFLDARRKRRNFNKQATEILNEYFYSHLSNPYPSEEAKEELAKKCSITVSQVSNWFGNKRIRYKKNIGKFQEEANMYAARTAVTAATASAQGSQANSPSTPNSAGSAGSFNLSNSGDLFMSVQSLNGDSYQGAHVGANIQSQVDTLRHVISQAGGYNDSLAAGQIYSPQGISANGGWQDAPTPSSVTSPTEGPGSVHSDTSN
- the LOC136675660 gene encoding pre-B-cell leukemia transcription factor 1-like isoform X2, which codes for MDEQTRLMHSHGVGLAGHPGLGQHIPDGSEPEGRKQDIGDILQQIMTITDQSLDEAQARKHALNCHRMKPALFNVLCEIKEKTVLSIRGAQEEDPPDPQLMRLDNMLLAEGVSGPEKGGGSAAAAAAAAASGGASDNSAEHSDYRAKLSQIRQIYHTELEKYEQACNEFTTHVMNLLREQSRTRPISPKEIERMVGIIHRKFSSIQMQLKQSTCEAVMILRSRFLDARRKRRNFNKQATEILNEYFYSHLSNPYPSEEAKEELAKKCSITVSQVSNWFGNKRIRYKKNIGKFQEEANMYAARTAVTAATASAQGSQANSPSTPNSAGGYSSPCYQSSRRI